The sequence AGAGATGATAGCTGAAATTGAAAAGCAATAGCTCGCAGCCTATGTTTATTTAGTTGTTACAATAATGAAAACCCACATAAACAGGGTTTTCATTTTTTATTTAGAACTTGCACAAAAATCTGCCTAATCCAGTGTTAGGATATTTCTTTATGATGTAAATAAAAAGATAGATCCAGTAGTTAGTGTAGGGGTAGGGCTCCGTACCTACCCGGACCCTCAAAAACATCTGCTAGCCCCTGTCTACACAAAATAAATGTCTAATCTAAGCAGGAAAAAAATGTATAAGAGAGAATACATAAACTAGCAACAGGAAAAACGTGCTTTATTGCCCTTAATTATAAACTACTCATATCAAAAAGTATCGAAGGAGAGATAAAATGAAAACCATATTTGATCTAAGAAAAAACCAAGAAGATAAAATCTATGAAGACATACAAAGCTTATATGATGAACCATTGAACATTGTAAGACTAGGAGGAAAATCCATAAAACCGTGCATTGGTTGTTGGAACTGTTGGCTCAAAACCCCTGGTATATGCGTAATGAAGGATTCCATGAGCGAAATCTACCCCGATTATGTAAATAGTGATACGGTAATTTTCCTAATAGACACAGCCCAGGGATTTATCAACAATAAAGCTAAAGCTTTTTTGGACAGGACAATCCCCCATTACCATCCATACATAGAAATCGTAAACGCAGAGTGTCATCATGTAGCGAGATACCAATCATACCCCGATATGGTTTTTTATTTTGATAACCAAGGATTAAAAAATCAAGAAGAACAAGTTATTGAAGATTACCTATATCGCACTGCCTTTCACTTTAAAGGTAAATCCTATAGAATTCTAAAAGACGGCAACACACAAATCCGTCCACTGGAATCAAGGAAACCTAAAAGACAAACTGTGGCCTTCAGGTCAGTTGAACCCATGGAAAAACTTGTGATCTATAACGGATCACCTAGACGAAGTGGCAGCAATTCTGAACTTATCCTGGGAAAAGCTGCTGAAACCCTTGGTGACAAAATCGAGATACGTGATTTGAAAAAAGAAGATATGTGGGGAGAATGGGCTGATAACTTTACAAACGAGAAACACGTTATGTTCTTTATGCCCCTATACGTCCATGCAATGCCCTCCCATGTCATGGCATTTATAGAAAAACTTAAAACCTCCGATGGTAGCATAAGCTTCTTTGTCCAATCGGGTTTTCCTGAAAGCAGTCAATCCCACTATCTCGAAGCATATTTTGAACAATTGGCACTGAGACTTGGAAGAACATATACTGGTACAGCCATAAAAGGTGGAATAGAAGGATTGAGGGCAAGATCTCCTCAAAACCAAGAAAAAACCATTGTGCCATTGGTAAAGACCATTGAGAATTTAGTCAATGAAGGTAATTTCAACATAAAAAATATTGAACAACTAGCCATACCCGTTCAATTTGGCACAGTTGTGTCAACTATCGTTAAACTAGTGTCTAAAACAGGGATGATAAACTCATTTTGGGATCAACAACTCAAAGCAAATCAAGCATACGAAAAAAGCTTTGATCGTCCGTACTTATCCTTACCCAGCGAACACCCTAAAGCTTAAACTCCACAATGCACTACCTACTTCGTATAAATCAATGATAACATGGACGGAGTTTTCTAAAAAAAGCACATAGCTATTAAAAATCCACCGAAGAGCCAATCTTTAGTGGATTTTTCAATATAGCAAACAGAGAATCCTACAACAGTTTTTGTGCCCATTTACGTTGCAGGATTGTCTGCCATTGTATGTAACACGTGTTTATATCCATGTGGGGGTTAATTATTGAAAATACATAAATATTAAAAGGAATTTAGGTCAAAATGAAGAATTTATATATTAGACAATATGTGGAAGCTACATAACTATCTATTAAAGGTAAAGAAGAAATAGTCATTGAATGGATGTAAAGTAGATACCAGTGTAAGGAGAGATGATCGTGAAATGTTATTATCATAGCGATAGTGAAGTGGTTGCAGTATGTAAAATCTGTAATAAAAACCTTTGCAAAGAATGTTATGACTTAGGGGATAGTGGTAGATGCAAGCCTTGTATAACTAAAGCAACGGAGCAAAAACATAGGCAAAGGGAGTTTAGAATCAAAAATGAAAGTGTTGAATATGTAAGAAATGCAGGGATTTTTTCAGTATTAGGCGCATTTATAGGCTATACCACATCCATAAGATACCTTAGTGGAATAGAAAATAGCGATATACCTGCTCTAGTTTATAAATTAGGTTTCATATTACTATTTGCCTATTTGGGGATTTCACTTATTTGTGGATTGAAGATAATGAACGGGACATTTCGCTCCATGGGAAGTTTAGGGTTGTTATTGATTTTTATATGGCCAATTTATGTTGCATTGCTAATAATTGCCCTTATGATTGGAATGTTTTGCTCAGTTCCACTATTACTGTACCATCTTTATAAACTGTACATAAAGCCACCAGTTCCTCACCAGCAAAGTATGTAATTCAGTGGAAGCGTAGGAAAAGACGAAACTTATCCAACAGTTAAAAAGCCACAATAAATTAAGACTAAAATAAAAAGAGTATTTACCCACCGTAGGAGTAAATACTCTTTTTGACTTCCCTTAAAGAAACAATCTAAACAACAGCTGCCTCTTTCTTCGGCCTATTATAAAGTACATCCATCTTTCTATATGCGTACTGAATGCAAGGACCAATTGCCAATACTATAACAACAGTTCCGTAAGAAACAGGACCTGCTAAAAATAACCCAGTTGTAAGGGCAGTAATTTCACATATTAGCCGAGAAAAAGCCATGCTAATATTAAACCTTTTGTGGACAACCATCATAAGACTATCAATAGGAGTAGGTGGAAACTTAGCCTGAAGATAAGACCCTACACCCAATGCCATACATACAAAACTAATTGCAAACAACAACATTTTTTCAGGTAAAGTTACAATATCAATAAAGCTATACAGAAATAAGTTGATATCGATAAAAACACCTAGGATGAAAACAGTTAAAAAAGAAAGAAATTCAGGCTTCTTTTTAGCTAAAGAAGCATTGAACAACATAAGTAGGCCACCAGTAATTATATTCCATGATCCAGGGCTTAAGCCAACCTTATTAGTCAAGCCCACAAATACCGAGTCCCAAGCACCAGTGCCTAACTCCGCCACAATAACACCAGTAATACCAACTGCAGAGATAAATAAGCCAATAAAATAAAATAGATAACGTTTCACAGTTCAACCACCTTCAGCTATTTATATAGAGTCTATTTACTTCAGTATACTCTATATATAATAGGTCAAGTCAAGGGGTAAAATGAAAAAAATTCTACAATATAGAACTATGGTTCTAAAAACTATATATAAGACAGATTTTATGGAGAATACTTCATACAAACCTGGAAAGAAGAACATCAAGCAAATAAAGAACAGAAAGTAGCATGATATGCACTAGAATAATCACCCTTAATATGAAAGATCCGGGATTCTTTTTATATAATTATAGAACAACAAAATTCGCGTTAGGAGCAGGAAACCTAGGATAAAGACGAATAACTAATGTAAAGCAAAACATAGTGAATAGTCAAAGCATAAATAGTAATAATATAATATCGACTTCACAATTATTGTACCTGCCATAACTCCAATATGGCCCGCTGCATTTCCTCTACAAATGTGGACGAATCTTCAGCTTTGGTAGCTCCCCGAAGTTAATGTTCTAGCTACCTCATTGTGCTAGGAACTTACTATGTAATTATCATATTCTATTTAGTAATGATATAATAAACATGTGATATTATCTTAAATAGTTAAGGAGGTTGAATATCATGACTTCTAATTTTATTTCAATTCAAGCGATTGAACAAAAGGCAGTTCCTATATTAAAAAAATACCCAATCCATAAGGCAATATTATTTGGTTCATATGCAAAAGGTGAGGCTGTTAACGGTAGTGACATAGATTTATATATCGACACAAAGGGAAAATTAAGAGGCCTTGACTTTGTTGGATTGTTAGAAATCCTTGTTAATACTTTAGGAGTTGAAATAGACTTAATAGATAAATCGCATATTGATCCAGATTCTTTAATAATGCAAGAAATTGAAGATAAGGGTGTGGTAATATATGAAAAATCAGAAGATTATTCTTAAGATAATTAATTATATTGACTCTATATTGAGATACATCAATGATGTAGATTATACTGAATTTAGAAATAACAGCATGATGGTGGAAGCTTGCGTCTTTAATTTAAGTCAAATGGTGAGTTAGTGAATAAACTAGATAAAGGGTATATTTTAAAACACCCTGAAATTCCTTAGTTTAAAATGAGAGGTTTAAGAAATCGTATAGTTCATGATTATGAGGGTGTTAATTTGAACCTAATATGGGAAATTATTGATATGGACATAAGAGTATTGAGAACACAACTAATGGAGCTAAGCAATTAGCTTCTTTTTTATTATATGAAAAATACAACGCATGTACATT comes from Alkalicella caledoniensis and encodes:
- a CDS encoding YczE/YyaS/YitT family protein — translated: MKRYLFYFIGLFISAVGITGVIVAELGTGAWDSVFVGLTNKVGLSPGSWNIITGGLLMLFNASLAKKKPEFLSFLTVFILGVFIDINLFLYSFIDIVTLPEKMLLFAISFVCMALGVGSYLQAKFPPTPIDSLMMVVHKRFNISMAFSRLICEITALTTGLFLAGPVSYGTVVIVLAIGPCIQYAYRKMDVLYNRPKKEAAVV
- a CDS encoding nucleotidyltransferase family protein; translated protein: MTSNFISIQAIEQKAVPILKKYPIHKAILFGSYAKGEAVNGSDIDLYIDTKGKLRGLDFVGLLEILVNTLGVEIDLIDKSHIDPDSLIMQEIEDKGVVIYEKSEDYS
- a CDS encoding HepT-like ribonuclease domain-containing protein is translated as MRGLRNRIVHDYEGVNLNLIWEIIDMDIRVLRTQLMELSN